The segment AGGTTCATAGGGAGCTTCGAGGAGCTGAGTCGGTGGCCGAGCGACTGATCCGCGATAATAAGTAGTCTGTGGTCGATGATAGGTATCCAGGCTCTGCAATCCAGATCCAGAGGAGTAACCTGGTCGAttcgaataataattgttgCCCGGAATCGATGAGTAAATTGGTCGAGGCCTGATGGTTGTCGGAGTGTAATAACCGGAAGTAATGTCATTACCGGACAACGGTACAATGGCATTTGGATCCGGTCGTctgtaaaacataaatttacacttatttttatatttttttaataattatatttaaaaaaaatatatttttattttttaaaagcaaatAAGTAGTAAATAAGTCTTACTTTAGCAAGTTATATTGTATTTGATGAGtttttcgatataatttttacctaAAAGGATTGGGCGGTCTTCTTGGTCTGGCCAGAACTCCAGTTTGTGCGGGAACCTTCTTTGTTTCCGCTATTGCGTCCTGGATAGGACGATCTTTACCCACATAAACCATCTTCGatctacaaaaatttcaacattttgaATGAATTTTGTCACTCCAAACgctattatcattattagttAATCCAATGTTTCGTTAAACCTACTTTAGTATCCGGAATCCTTCGTGATCCGCGATATAATCCTTCAGTCGTAAATATCCGAGAGGGTCCAGCCAGCCTTCCGTTCCGATCACCGTGCCGTCAGCCaacctcttttcttttctgtattGGCCGTTCGATGTTTGAAAGCGAAAGAACCTCTCTGGGCCCTCATCGGTCTGAATATGATATTGTGTGTTGGGATTTAGATTCCAGCCGCTTCTCTGGGCCTCGATCTCGTCCGCTGTCAAACACAGCGCCGAAACCTGTAACGTGAATCTGCTTAAATCGTTTCCGCGTGACGTCGATCCCTCGTTATTGCTATTGATGGAAATAAGCATAAGATGtcttactaaaattttaagatatccGCTCAGTgtgttatgaaaaatattaaatcaaccAGTATCTATTACAATAAAAgttaagaaaagaatttattagagattaaaaatatatgcacagaagataattttatttttaaatttgtatattttttatttaaaaaatacaataaataaggAGATCACTGTTtgacgtatataatatttaatacatttctttgaattttatagaaactGAAAAAGTGTTTGTGAAAGAATTCAATTACATAGttctacaataaattatttataggtaATAACCGTCCTAGGTGATATCCATCTACattgcagaaaataaaaatgagactTGCTGgccaaatattattacaagttCAAATCTATAAGCCGGTTAAGCTTCACAAGCACATATGCGAATCTCTAGTTAGCTGACGAGAAACTATACAAGGGACGCGAACAGCTACGTGAGATATATCTCTTCGCGAACGATTAGTCAGCATCGTTTCTCAGGCCACGAGAGACCCGtctcctttttcttctttacaatCTACACGGTTACTTGTAGGCGCGGCAACATAAACTCCGCTTCGCCTGTCGGTCGTAATCACTCCATTTACGGTGTTACGACCTGAAGACGATGAACGTTCCGTTTTGAAAATGGTTTCGGACCAGTCAGGCTCGAAACGACGACGCGTTTTACTTCGTCAGATTTCTCGCAAAATTTGATGGCATTCTAGACTCATGCTGCTCTGCTCATTCATGAGCATATATCACATCGCGATGGCAAAGAAGTTGCGACcactaaaagtttatttatgtGCGATAACTGAATTCTTGGTATAAATTTAAGTCGTAGCTTTTGTAGGGGAAGATTTTCTGTATGTGTTGTATACATGCATTCTTTAGAAGTTGtttacttttttgtatttttcacgGTCGTTTTCAAAGGAAATATAGAtgcgataaaaagaaatcttcTCTTGaagctaatttttattaaagaaaattacctCTCTTTTTATACGTAGCAAAGAGTCATCAATTCTGATTGCAAGAAAAGATTAATCAATGATATCCGCGACAATTATTAAGATCAAACAACTTTCTTTCTGCACGTagtataaattacttttttacgtCATAGCGACAggacaattaaaataatacgtgTTGTGTATCGCGTCTCggtttgtgtaaaaataaaatttctacatttaGAATCATGTTTCGTTTTTGCTCATCGTCGTCGTAAAAAGCTCGAAATCCGTGCATTGGTCCGTGACTTATAATTATTCGCGTCTctttgtttcaaaaataaaatagaaagaaaccATAAAAAGTAGAAACGTGACAAATCCTCATTTTACGTAGCGATATCTTGAACCTGAACCTACTCGTTAGTCAGAAAGCGTACGCTACAATATACCATAATAATTCCGACCACTCGGAGAATGTAGTGCCTTCTATCGTAATATCTTTCATAGCGGCAAACATTGCGCGCAAACACAGTGGTCACGTAAGAGATACTTATCCCTTCTATCGCGGATTTTGCGTGGGATTGACCAAGACCACGAGGTCCACCTCTTGTCGGTCCATATTAAGAGATGCCAGGTCGACTGAGCGTAGGGCTGGCGTCTAAGTATTACGCATCAAGGTATATATTCcgtggaatatatataaacaatatctttttatttattttatttatagagaaatgaaaaatagcacaaatatttgcaaaagaaaagagaaatggaattttttttcaagatatttctagattagaatttttcttaaaaaaatgttttctttcttattaaatttaaaaagtttaaaaaattatacatgcaatatattaaaattttttgatacgtataatattagataaaaaaataatatttatacaagcaGTACACGCATTGGAGTAAGATAAGATGAAGTTTTTCTTAACCGACACTCGATTTTACAGGTTCCTTCgtgaatgtaattttgttttatggGACATGATGTAGAGTGTCAAGGTACGCCACAATTGACCTTGGACCTTCCCATGTATCACACGTATGCTTAATACACATCGTGTTACTATATCTCTTCGTTGGGAAGAAGTCACACTCGAGATTGCTTTGCCATCCTTGAAACTGGTTCACAGTGTTATTGCTGCGAGGCattttaacttgaaaaatGATAGTTGTTGTAGGAGTCGGGCTCAATGTTAGGTCGATATCCTTGAAACATGCATCCCTGGGAGAATCACgattttgtttttgtatacGCGAGCcattttgataaaaacttCTGATAAAGCCTAATTGTAAGCATCTttgatctatatataaaattgatttattatcttaatatttatagactTAAAACTCTTTGAAAGATACTTTGTCGGCAGATTTTATCGATTCTATTAGTTCGATATTGCGTGTACATGCAGGAtgctttttttacatttcattcTGTGTAATTCGAGATAGATTGAATGATAAGATTAAGGCCTGTTTTATATGCAGTTTTGAGAACAAAAAAAGATGATAGAATTTTGCCGACTTCATGACGTAATTGACCGATATAGCTTCTATACACAGCATTGTAGGGTGAACCTTTCTTTTCCGGAATTTGCTTTTGTTCTTGAGAGAAACTACGTGGACGCTTTTCTATCTTCGTCAAAATTATAGTGCTCGCaagaaagtattaattttcattcgagCGGAACTGTTTCTTCTTCCCAATGGCATTATAGTGAGGAATTAACGTTGTATTACTAAAGTCAGTAAAAGATATTCGTCcatctttttgtaaaaagagcaatataatatatatgtgttaatttataaacGCACACTAACGTGTTATTCattatcgtataattttttaactaaagaTTAAAGCCAGTCTCTCCCTTTTTCATTCCtgtataaacattaattaaagttaactgAAGTTTAActgattttctctctttctctctctctctctctctctctctctctcttttttttttagatgtacGAAGAGAGAGGCTCAGCATgagaaagtaatttaatagtaTCTTCTTAAATCGAGAGAACGCACAATGATCTTCTCGCCCGAACCTTGCCTCAGTGAAAGAGTTATTCTACGGATAATTGCGATCCCAGGCTGGGATGATAAACAATCGAGACGGAGAATAAATTGCGTTATGTATCAAGGACTCAACACAGTGGCATGAATTTTATTCACGTCATTATAATAGGGCGCGATTCACAAGGAGCCACTTCACAAGGAGTCTAGCGTGCGTTTTAACCTCGCCACGCATCAATTTCCATCTTTTCAAAGGAAAGCCATCGTTTCGGCTGGCGATTCTGCACGAGGCCATCCAAGCCGCGCGATTAACCCGCTAAATTATCATTGCACCGTCCATTGTCCCGACCAGTCACGGTGATTTCACTTCTACACAGGAGCCTGCCGCGGCTCCTTTCGCTCGCTTCCGCCGCCGTTCTCCATCCTCTCGCGCGCGATCTCATTAAAAACACTTTACACTCCCCCCCGGTTCCCACGTGCTTACTCCCCACGTGATATAATCtggaattataattaagttgTGCCCGAAAAATTGGCGACATTGAGAGCCGACAATGAATTCGGTACAGAAAAGGATATGTGACTAATTGCAtaggtaattaattaaagatgaaataaattaatgagcTCCTCGGTTGATCGCTTTCACGAttagtttgaaataattaagttgccattgacatatttttatcgcTTAAATTATCGTATATATCTTACAAGTTTAATGTATACAATGTTGTTGATCTTACACCAgcctaattataaaatatatctaaaaaaattatttcaaataaataagtaaaatatttttagaaataaagtaaataataaaatggctaattattagaaaatataatctgAATTTAATctgcattttatttcttaactATTATTTGTTACACTAGGTCATACTctgatagaaaaagaaagctaTCTTTTTCATCTCTCAGTAGGATATTatgagttattttatttatttgctttttattgtcatttatttcaacatattccataaatttaatatcgttGAAGTTatgtattcattttttatgcgCATTGTAGCACGTTGTAAGAAGCTTTTGAAATCTCGGCAGTATTTTTCGCGCTTATGGTATGCAGCAACATCGTTGGTGGCATCTTGCCGTGATCCAACTGCATCGTATACAATCGTAATATTACAGGTCGTAAGATTGTATGAATCGTAGATTGTGTCGCATGGTATGCGCGATCTTGTTTGCGATCTTACTTGGCATTCGAGGAGCGTCGGTGTTTCATGAACGCGCTTCGCGACCTTCACGCAAACGCGCGCGCTAATTGATATTCGGAGtgtaagatattaattacCTTTGCGTGGTTTTTGATATTTACGGGACAAGGATCGATGAGCTATTCTAACTCTTTCCAACGCGAACATCTCGTATATATCGCTCTCAGTGTGACATCCATTGTAACACATTACGTATGCAGTCAGTAATATATTCTAAACTAAGGCTTTAATACACCCAAGTTATTTGACATTGTTTCTCTTCTTGGTATTTAAGATCACAATgtattctcaattttatttaaatacaagtttcttcttatattattcttcATCGTACGATTACatgaataatagataaaattaataatcataaattgtaaatttatttaaaaaaatatgttttgcaattcattagattattttaattaggcggaataataatattaattacatttttgataattataattttcattaattttaatatatgtattctaaaAATCGCGATAAgagaataattcataattaacaataaaaaggaaatatgttggaataaattctttaagatTGCTGAGTTAAAAGAATATCACGCTTAATTAAATCAGATAAGACTTCTTTAACAAGTTAATTACTAATATCTAAAATCTTATGTTCTcacacttttaattaatatctattcaatgaaaattataagaaaaagatatttttatttgtttggaAAGTAATTAtcactatttttattctcaGAAAACTCAATAGCTTTTCTTGTGAGTAAGCTGGCTTTAACAGCTtacacagggtgtcccagaattcGCGAACACGGAATGCATAGCGTGATTGTCCGTGCCAAAAGAAGCAACtttttcctcagcaaaaatgtcCGCGAATTCTGGGACACTTTGTATATTGTCTCACTATATATTTAgcaattaaaatgtttgatttttatcaatatttaaaatgcattgtttttgttaaataaatctaGCACAAGAAGATATGacaaaactataatttaatacatcatTTGATTATCAAGTTACTGTTAGAAATGGATTGGCTTTACTGATTGGATTCAATCTAAACTAACTGTTTGCATTGTTTATCAcgcatgcatttttatttatggatACATCCGATCAGAGGAGAGAACGTCCTCTTCTGTTACACTTCTATTCACGCGATTTTCACGGTACACGAGCTCGTGCATCGAACTCTCTCGGAGTAAGAATAGAACCGGGTGCCTCTTTCACGAACGCATGCTCGAAGTCGACTTTCATGAACGCCTTC is part of the Anoplolepis gracilipes chromosome 2, ASM4749672v1, whole genome shotgun sequence genome and harbors:
- the LOC140676231 gene encoding uncharacterized protein isoform X2, translated to MRRRLVSVLSLVVSALCLTADEIEAQRSGWNLNPNTQYHIQTDEGPERFFRFQTSNGQYRKEKRLADGTVIGTEGWLDPLGYLRLKDYIADHEGFRILKSKMVYVGKDRPIQDAIAETKKVPAQTGVLARPRRPPNPFRRPDPNAIVPLSGNDITSGYYTPTTIRPRPIYSSIPGNNYYSNRPGYSSGSGLQSLDTYHRPQTTYYRGSVARPPTQLLEAPYEPAGGSSSRPNYSPISRNDPGDFPPYDGTYTTANGFQYYLRRQYHEEGREPDSSNVGSFGYIDPFGIRRVIYYKTDPITGGFLHKKNNRYVGFNATPYDPLPPDLSRTRVSRTSSKRASSS
- the LOC140676231 gene encoding uncharacterized protein isoform X1, coding for MILRTCLCLNLLTVSALCLTADEIEAQRSGWNLNPNTQYHIQTDEGPERFFRFQTSNGQYRKEKRLADGTVIGTEGWLDPLGYLRLKDYIADHEGFRILKSKMVYVGKDRPIQDAIAETKKVPAQTGVLARPRRPPNPFRRPDPNAIVPLSGNDITSGYYTPTTIRPRPIYSSIPGNNYYSNRPGYSSGSGLQSLDTYHRPQTTYYRGSVARPPTQLLEAPYEPAGGSSSRPNYSPISRNDPGDFPPYDGTYTTANGFQYYLRRQYHEEGREPDSSNVGSFGYIDPFGIRRVIYYKTDPITGGFLHKKNNRYVGFNATPYDPLPPDLSRTRVSRTSSKRASSS